TGATAACATGTGGGGATGATAAGACCATCAAGGTTTGTTTGGCATATAACGTGTttatgattaattaattaattattaattatagacTATAATTGCCAACTTTGATAATCAAAATTGTGCTGTTACATAGGTATGGGATGCTGCAACTGGTGCACGACAATACACTTTTGAGGGTCATGAAGCTCCTGTATATTCTGTATGCCCTCACTACAAAGAAAATATTCAGGTAACTAGTTTCTTTAAATTGTAGCTTGTATTATTCGAATAATCATTTAATCTAATTTATTGAATGAATGTCAAAGCTTTATATTTTGGATGATATTAGCAACTTTTGACCATTTCTTTGGTGGGCTTTTTTCCTTTTTTGGTGCGTGTTTGTTTGAGGTTAACCCAAATCTAGCGAGTCATTAGTAAAAGTGTCAAATTTGCCACCTATactaaactttttttttctttagtTCATATTTTCAACAGCACTTGATGGAAAGATTAAAGCTTGGTTATATGATAACATGGGATCACGAGTTGATTACGAGGCTCCGGGTCGATGGTGCACGACAATGGCTTATAGTGCCGATGGAACGAGGTTTGTTACCCCTGAAATATAAATAATGGGCTTGTCCAGCAAATTGGTAGGGGTCTAAATGGGTCTGATTGGGCTGCGTCTTGATCCGAAACACCTATTGTCCAATTACTTCAATCTTTCAGACAGTAAAAAGTCATTATCAAATATGGCAACCTCAATTATGCATTTAGAATATATTTTGGGTGAAATTTCTACAAGCTCAACAATTGGACGAGTTGAATCGCCACATCTAATATTATGGACTAACTACTTTGAGTTATTTAATGTTATTATTTGATCAAAGTTGTAAACTTTTCTTTGTTGGTGTCGAAAAATTAGACTTTTTTCATGCGGGACGAGCAAAGACGGGGAATCACATATTGTGGAATGGAATGAAAGTGAAGGAGCCGTGAAAAGGACGTATCTTGGATTCCGTAAACGTTCTTTAGGTGTTGTGCAATTTGATACTACTAAAAACAGATTCTTAGCTGCTGGTGATGATTTTGCTATTAAGTATTGGGATATGGATAATACTCAACTTTTGATGAGCGTTGATGCTGATGGTGGTCTTCCGGTAAACTAATCGGTCTTaccgtattttattattatttattatttacaaaatcTAATGTGTTGTCGATTTTATAATGAAGGCGAGCCCACGTATTCGGTTTAACAAGGATGGTGCTTTGTTGGCTGTTTCGTCTAATGAAAACGGAATAAAAATATTAGCAAATTCTGATGGTCTTCGATTGCTTCGAACTTTTGAGAATCTTTCTTATGATGCTGCTTCTAGAACACCAGAAGCTGCAAAGGTAATCTGATTTAGAATAGTGGAAGCTAATCAAAATCGATTCCGTATTGTTAATTAATAGTCGTGACAGAATGGGCGGGTTCCGTGTGTTGGTAACTTATTGAAACAATTTGTCATTTTTTTGTTGTTGTCGATAACTAGAGTGTCAAACTGTCAATTTTGGTTAAAAATGTTAGTTTCAGTTTTAATTTTGATACTATATAGTGATAATGGTAGTAGTAATTAAATTCCTGATTGAAGTAATTTGGGTGGTTTTATACTCTAAAATAATACTCTCTGCTGCGACTTTGACCCATTTAAATTAGTTTATTGACCCGCAGATGCACATAATTATATATGAAGCGTTCTTATGTGAAGTCATTCATCTAAtctaattaataatatgaaatttgtAGTGATATTCAATATATCCATATTCATTTCATGTTTCCTTGATAAGATTACCCAGATCATCGTGTTTGTCCAAAAAAAATCACATAGCATCATTTAGTTTTAGTACTGTCACTAAACGTCCCTGTATTTTCGATTTCATTCCAATTGTTGCCCACTTAAAAAATTTCGTTAATTTTGTTAGTTAAAAGTTAAAACCAGTCACATACTAAACGCTGTGAGGGTCTTTTTGTCATTTCACCTTGTTAtctctttatatatttatataatttaattatagaTAGACATCTCAATCCTATTTGTGATTTTGCTTTCTGACTtcttataataattatgatacatgCAGCCTACCATAAATAATACCATATCCGCCGCTGCTGCTGCCGCCGCTGCGTCTAGTGCCGGATTAGCAGAAAGGGTTGGATCCGTTGGTTCGATCTCTGGACTGGTCAGTTCCATTTTAATATTAGAAAAGAATATTTAGCTttgattgtttattatatataggtttatgtttttttttcttctgtaGAATGGGGATAATAGAAACATGAGTGACGTGAAACCTAGAATAACCGAAGAATCGAATGATAAATCAAAGATTTGGAAGCTGACAGAGATAAGTGAAGCTTCTCAGTGTCGGTCACTTAAGCTTCCTGAACATATGAGAGTTACAAAGGTATCATACAACATTCGTATGGTTATACGTTTAGCAACTTCTCTTCATAAAATATCTGAAAATATGGTAATGTTTTTTTCTCTTATGTGTTCTTGACATTCAGATATCAAGGTTGATATATACGAATTCTGGAAACGCCATTTTGGCATTAGCGTCGAATGCTATTCATTTGTTATGGAAATGGCAACGTAATGATCGTAATGCTAGCGGGAAGGTAAAACAGATCCTTGTTATGCACTAGTTTATGAACCCGGGTGTTACATATTTACATTAAAGTTGTCGACGAGTACTCGCTTTTTGCAACTCGGGGGGTACGTGACGAGTATTCGGTCAAACTCagtcaaaactcgggattactcagaAAATCAGTCAAGATTGGTCAAAACTGGGTCAAAATCAGtctaagtcaaacttggtcaacatccaagTACTGAGTTGCCGAGTGCTCCCTAAAAATTCCCAACCGAGCACTCCCGAGTAGCGCTTTTTGCACCATTGGTACTGTTTAGTAAAAGAATGAATATGTATAACTTTTTTTAACATGATTGATAAATACATCTTCATTTGATTATAGAACCAAAAGAATTGAATGTACACTAATGCCGCATCCGTTCTATGAACAATCGGTAATATATGAGTTTAAGGAGTGTTTAGCTGAAAATTAATAAAATTGAATTAGGAATATAAGTAGGAAAGTCAACTCAATTGACTAATCAATGAGAATTAGTATAACACACTGTAAGATATTAAATAGGTAGTTAAAAACACCAACAATGTTCCATAATTTATTACCCGTTTCACAGGCAACAGCAGGTACCTCACCACAATTATGGCAACCTTCAAGCGGGATTTTAATGACCAATGACGTGGCAGACATGAACCCTGAAGAATCGGTGTCGTGCTTTGCGTTGTCGAAAAATGATTCGTATGTGATGTCAGCATCAGGAGGAAAGATTTCTTTATTCAACATGATGACATTCAAGGTAATGTTGTTTTTTTCATTCCCGTTTTGTTaaatgaattaaagtttgaatcttGAGGTCAATTCGACTAACTTGTTGAACTTATTCAATTTTGAAGACGATGACAACATTCATGGCCCCGCCACCAGCTGCAACGTTTTTGGCTTTTCATCCTCAAGATAATAACATTATTGCTATTGGGATGGATGACAACACGATTCAGATTTACAATGTTCGTGTGGATGAGgtaaatatttaattatttatgatGTTAGATGAATATATGTTAAATATGGTAGTCAAAAGGTCCATTCTATTTTTTTCAAATTGGCTGACTCATTATCTTTTtgctcaagtttttttttttttttttttttattttttatttttattttttttatttatttttttagtcTATATGCGACCCCGATAATAAGTATATGAGTGTAACTAAGTAATTGTTGGATTacaatactacatatatatatatatatatagaaataattACAATAAGATTTATCTAATTGTTGGGTTTAAATATTGTTTTTTTTTGTTGCCTGAAGGTCAAAAGCAAACTTAAAGGTCATTCAAAAAGAATTACAGGTCTCGCCTTCTCTCATGTGCTCAACGTGCTTGTCTCATCTGGTGCAGATTCTCaggttagtataattattattttttatataaatgcTTCTATTTGTGTTATCTTAATCTTttgccaaatttcaaatttttttttttttatagatttgtgtATGGAACTCTGATGGATGGGAAAAGCAAAAGGCAAAGTACTTGCAAATCCCGCCAGGGAGGACAACAGCAGCGCAATCCGATACACGTGTTCAGTTTCATCAAGATCAGATCCACTTTCTTGTAGTCCATGAAACTCAACTGGCTATATATGAAGCATCAAAACTTGAATGTGTGAAACAGGTGAGAATTTGAATCTTTGTCATTTTTTTGAAGGTCGCAGAATGGACAGGTTATACTATTAAAGTAGGTACCTTTTTTTCAGTGAAGTGGTTAAGCGATTGTAAGCATGAATTCACTTTAGGTGACTTTCGTCTGTTTTAAGCCATTTGACAATTTTTATTCGTTATAGTGTACTTTGGGCAATTTTATATTCCCTTAGGCCTTAACCCACTAGGCCCTTTTTCAGATTTAAGCTTATTAGATCTACCCATTTTGACCCCTTGACAAAAATATCAGTCTAATTTTTATCTGGCAACTCGTATGACCCAATTCAGATGTAGCCATGTTGTATAATGTCTGATATGACCTGTTGGGAATAAAGTATTACCCAAATCAACTTCTTTTGGGTGGATTGTACACTTTGGGTAACTTTTGACCCCCATGTTTCTCGTGAGACCCATTTCAAATATATTCAATTTGTAATTGTAATGCTTGTCTTGTGAAATATATATTTTACTTATGAGTTGTTTGTGCAGTGGGTCCAACGTGAATCTTCTGCTCCTATATCACATGCCACATTTTCATGCGATAGTCAGCTGGTATACGCGTGTTTCTTGGACGCAACCGTATGTGTTTTCACTGCTTCTCATCTCCGACTTCGATGTCGCGTTAATCCCTCCGTGTATCTTTCCCCAAGCGTTCTCAGGTGATTTTTGTTTAATAAAGTTCATTACTTTGACTTTGTAAGTCAACATTTAAAGATGGTCATTAAATCTTCTATGTTTGTTGCAGCAATCTGAACGTGCACCCAATGGTGATTGCGGCTCACCCACAAGAACCGAACCAGTTTGCATTAGGGCTTTCAGATGGCATGGTTCATGTTTTCGAGCCACTTGAATCAGAAGGCAAATGGGGGGTCCCACCGCCAGCTGAAAATGGGTCAACAAGTAATGTAGCAGGTACGTCTTCTCCTGCCCGAGGTTCGGGGTCAGAACAAGGGCAGAGATGAACGGATCGGGACCCACAGCACGAGTTCTTTTAAACGCTTGTTTTTGCTGGGAAGGGAAAAAGTTCAATGCTTTTAGGAACTTGTAGATCTAACTTATGCGCGTGTAAACTGTTCATGGTGAAATGTTTCTAGGCTCCAAATTCTAGTTTTGAGATGTTTATTTTTGTTTCCCACGGTTGGTAATCGGTCAAGTTATGTAGTATTTGTGCACGTTAATGAATTTCAAAATGAGTAATTTATAACTGTATGTCAGAATGTGTTTGGTTGGGCTGATCAACACACTTTTAGTGTAACCACTTAACCAGAGGACACTAAATTTGGTATCGATGCAAAACAAGAGTCGGTGTTGCAAATGACATTTGAATGTGACATCTTTTTTTTAAGACCCGTTTTCAACTCTTTCCCCGACGTTGCAAATGACATTTGAATGTGAgatatcttttaagaatttagttGCAAATGAGACATCTTTGAAACGACCTCGAACTTTAACTGAAAAACCgatcagtttttttttatatatgcatATAACTGAAACAGATGCGGCGCCTCCAGCCAGCGCAAGCACAACCGCATTCAGACGTTCAAAGAAATTACACTCGATGCGGCGCATATAACCCTGCAGCATTAAAACCAAGACATTTTGATCCATTTTCACACCATTACAAACCCAACCTGGTTTAAGGACATCGAACAAAGCAAAAGCAACATTTATACCATAACAAATAGTTAAACTACAACCACCATTGAACTAGTGTATGACCCTAAAATCAAAAACCATAAATTGACTCATTTTAATACATAAGACCCAGATATCATGATTCATGAGCATGGTGTCGGACAACTATCCAACCAAAAGCTAATTTGCATATCACTAATGCGCAACCTCCCTTGATGTCCATCCTCATTAGCCATCCACATAATGGCAATTAAGCATTTAACTTACCTTTTTTCTTGTCGGCGCCCAAGTCTACAAAAAGGATCAACAACCAAAGGGTAAGCAAACTGATGCATACATAGTCGGCTCAAGTGCGAATTTGTGGCACCGTAGTAGAATCATTACCAATGGCACACAATGCGCCTCAGTGCGAAAAGACAATGCAAGCTTTGTTATGACGAAACCTAAATGTTAAGTTAGCAACACTTCCAAATGCCACTTCTTCCCGTCCCATCTATCTTCAGGACGATCTAGTAACAGGTTTTTCACTTCTCAGTGAGTAAAAAATTTGTCTTTGGGTCTACTTTGAAAGCTTCGATAATAGAACTCATTAAGGAGGGCTTGGTAGTCTTAATTATGGTTCGAGTGGGTGCTGAATAAAGAAAACGAATAGAAATAGAATTCATGTTCATGCTAAGAGAAGAGCGGATCCAATACCAAGGCGGCTTCTTTCCCACGAAGTGCAGCAAGTACTTTAGGAATTTGGGGATTTCATGCCCCACGAGTGAGTTGACACTTGACAAGTGCCCATAGGAAGCCGAAGCTTGGAGCCAAAGTCCCTTAACTTACTAAGGTGCTGTTTATTTTtaaagatgtttttgtctgaagatctacAGAACATGTATGTAAAGAAGATGTAGCATAAAAGTCTATATTGAAAAGTGTTTGTTTTTTACGTACGAAAAATAGCTTAATTATGTCACTCTTAGAAACATAATTCTAAGTATGCTAGGTTGCAGAtataataagacattattttatctttaaaaaacacacagtttacaATAAAACACGTTTGCATATACACGTAAACATAAAATATAGGGAGTAATAAGATATCCACACTAAAAAAACAAACAATACGTGGGGCTGGGTTTACGAGATGGCCCCAATTGGTTGAACTCAGGAAAGAATTTAAGGAAGTTTCCTATTAATATTCCAGCCTCCAAAAGGCTCTTTTACCCTTATATGTTGCTGGGAAAAGGTGGGGGAGCCTTTTTAATTGGGGGCCATTATTATAATACCCTAGAACTATAAATACGAAACACTAATTTGAGCGAAACTCGAGGACCTATACTAGATATAAAGTAAGAAACTAACAAGATGTAGAATACCCTGATTTCGGAGCAGTATTATCAAACCTAACATCAATCACCATTACCCTCATCATCTACTAATACATAAAAAGGATTGTTTGTTTCAATTCTATCTTTGGAATGTGTCTTATTATTACCTTCACCATCAATGCCCTTCCCTTTATCTCTTTTCCTTAAAACATTATGATTTCGATTTTTCTGGGTCTCCACATTCCAATTTGTTTCCTCCACAGCAATATTGtctttaataccataattattcttaactgcattttgcttgataccttttgcttctattgactgccattgacttttattattatcaaaattcagCTTATGAAATATCCTTCCATTCTTACCAACAACTTTAGAGCCATCCTCAACACACTGGTTATTTAAATCAACTGTTTCACCATCATTGTTGATTTTCAAAGCGTCTTTTAACACTTGTGCAGATACTTCATCTTCTGTTTTAggcctaattttacaagtattaaaaGAGTGCCCAAACACTTTGCAATGAGTGCATAAAGGCGGTTTCCATTGATAAGTCACCTCAAGTTTACCCACTTTGGCTGGAAAAGAACCAATCACAGGATAGGAAAATTCGACAAAGCTAGGAAGGTCATCAGCTGCATTGACTTCAGTCAAAACTCTAGCAAAGCCTAGTCTTCCACTTTTACTTAAACATCTCTCCGAAGTAACTTTGTCCATCAATATAGGCCTACCAATACCACTAACAAGTTTACCTATACTTCTGCCACTCCATAATTCAATGGGTATATTGTGAATGCAAATCCAAATTGGAACTTTTTCAGGTTCAATTTTTTCAAGCCAAACCCCAGGTTCCCACTGATTCACGAAAAAAGGAACATTATTAACTAACCATGGACCACTCTCAAGAACCTCCTTCATACCCTTTTCATTATTAAATTTGCATAAATAAAATCCTGCAGCTGTTTTGACGATTTCTTTAAGGTCAAACCTCCGCCACATTCTCCTTAGATGGGCATTAACAACCCTATAGTCCATAGAAGTTCCAATAAAATACCCATATAATTGAAGAGAAAATGCACTACCGCCCTTCTTAACCTCCTCAGCTGAGAAAACTACTCTCTTTTGACCATTAGACATTAAAACAGGAGGAATGAACTCCATTTTTAATTCTTCTTCATCTTTATTTTGTTTTAAGAAGTCAGCAAAAGTGATGTTTGGATTTACAGTATTTGTATTGCCTTGCCCATCACTAGTCTCAACCCCTTCCATTGTTGTAGATTTAATCCCAGAGTCAACATTATCTTTATCACCGGTATTATTATCCTGCGTATTCATTAAAGGCACATTGCCACCCAGTGTAAATTGGGAGAAATCATCAGGAACAACAATTGACTCTCTAATACCATCACTCTTAAATAACTTAACAGCATTCTCAGCAGCAGCCACTAGGTTTACATCAACCTCATTATAACTACCATCTTTTGAACTCTTAAAGAATACAACAGGACTAGCAGAAACATTCGGTTTAGCAACAGCAATTGTTTCACCAATAGATTTAGCAATAATATCATCATTACTAGCTACAATATCATCAATAGAATGATCAGTTTCAGCAGAATTCTTACCATGTCCACCTTTCTTCCTGTTACCCTTGCGTTTTTTAATTACTTCAGGGAGTATTTTTTCATTAGCAGGAATAGAAGAATCACCAACATATGGAACAAATTGAGCACTCCTCTTTTCTTTAGACGGACCATCCCCAACATCAATCAGCAGGTTCACTTTACCCTTCCTCTTTCTAGAACTATAAGTTTTTAGAATCATCCCCTCTGAATCACGACTATCCTTCCCAGGTTGATCAATTGGCACATCTCCTTCGTTCTTATTTTGCTGATCAACTTCATCTCCCATCAGGTCGGAACGTACGACATCATCCATAATCTGAGATGAACGATCCCCATCAGAATCAGATGAAGACACTTCTCCACTTTTAAAGGCCGCATCCACTGTTCCACGACTAGCCAATCGGTTTTGCAAAACCCTAGTAGCAGTCGCCGTTAAATCTTGGAACTTTTTCTTCTTCTTGGACACCATGATACACAGCAGATAGCAATAGCAGAGATAGCAGGTATCTCAAAATTATAACTGAAATTTGAAAGCAACAATTCAGTCCAAAACTCACCAGGGTTTTGTTCGGCGATCCAATACAGGCGTACTGGAAGAAGAACAGCTGCGAATGGCGTCGGAACAGTGGCTCACGCGCCGGCGCGTGGATTACCGGCGCCGGAGCTAGTCGGCGCGTGTGGTGGCAGTGGTGGTCGGATCTGAATGAAAATTTCAGGTTATGCAATTCGAGTATGTCTGAATCGATTGGTGGGGGTGGTGAGATGCAAAAATCAAAAGAAAAAACTTAATATTCGATGGTGAACAAGTGAAAACCGGATCGCCCTTTTAAGAGAGAGAAAATACTTAATACTTTCAGCAGCATTCTGTTTCGGTCAGATTTCTACTTCAGCCGTTGGTTGGTGCCTCAAATTGTAAACAATGGTATGTTACTTTTCACTTACCTATTTAGTTACATGTATTTGATTTTGTCTCGAATAATTTTTTAGGGTTTTGTAATTGAGCCGTTAACTGGGATTTTTATTAAATTGGATGTTAATATTAATGCTAATGTTAATGTTATGTATCTATTTTATAAATTTGTGTTTGTGAATAATATTAGAAATCGCACAGCTCTACTGTTTAGAATAAAGATTTTAGGTTTGAGTTTGATGGTTTTAACTGTTTCTGGCTAGAACTTGAGGATtgatgtttatatttttattaaataattttGTATCAGTAGTTGGTGTAATGATAGCTGTATGAATACGTGAGGAATATAACTGTTTCATAAATTGCTTGAAGTAGAAATCTTTTAGTTGCAAATTCTGTTATACTAGCAGTTGCTGTAACCATACCTGTAAGAATTGTTGTGAAAACTATTCAAAATCTGATTAAGAACAGTGAAAATTAATCAAAATCAATTCCTTCCATATCGTAAATTTATAGTTGTGACAGAATGGGTGGGTTCGGTGTGTTGGTAACATATTAAAGcatgttgtcattttattttatttttgctgTAAGCAATTAGATTGTCAATTGTGGTTAAAAATATCGATTCTGGTTTATAAGTTAATTTTATTTCAATACTTTATAGTAAAGTAGTACTAATTAAATTTCTAAATGATGCAAGTCATTTTGATTGAGAGTTCTCGGAAACAAGGATAACTTGTTTTGCTATTTATAATGATAACTTTTTAGAAGTATTATATTTTTGTCTGTATTGAAAAATTTAACGTTAAGGGACTATTTTTATATCTCGAGCTAGGACTTATAAATTAATGGGACGCCCCTGCTAGTAATGTCACTAAACGTCCCTGTATTTGCGATTTTGTTCCAATTGTTGCCCAATGAATGAATTTTGTAAATTTTGTCAGTTAAAACCTGTCACAAACCAAGCACCGTGAGGGCCTTTTTGTCATTTCACCTTGATCACTCTTTATATAATTCCAGAAATATCCATACTATTTGTGATTTTGCTTTCTAACTTATTatgaataatgattatgatacatcGAAGATTTGGAAGCTGACAGAGATAAGTGAAGCTTCTCAGTGTCGGTCACTTACGCTTCCTGAACACACGCGAGTTACAAAGGTATCATACATTCGTATCGTATGGTGATATGTTTAGGAAGTTGTCTTTATAATAAAAATCTGAAAATAttgcaatgtttttttttttttcttatatgTTGTTGACATTCAGATATCAAGGTTGATATATACAAATTCCGGAAATGCCATTTTGGCATTAGCGTCAAATGGAATTCATTTGTTGTGGAAATGGCAGCCTAATGATCGTAATTCTAGTGGGAAGGTAAAACACATCCTTGTTACACACTAGTTTATGAACCCGCGTGTTACATATttacataaaagttgttgaaagctGAGTATTTGGTTATAAAGAATAATAAATTGGTTATAAAGAATAataaattattctatttacaaaaaAGAATGAATATGTATAATGCTCTTCTATAATTTATTACCCGTTTTACAGGCAACAGCAGGTACCTCACCTCAATTATGGCAGCCTTCAAGCGGGATTTTAATGACCAATGACGTGGCTGACATGAACCCTGAAGAATCAGTGTCGTGCTTTGCGTTGTCTAAAAATGATGCATATGTGATGTCAGCATCAGGAGGAAAGATTTCTTTATTCAACATGATGACATTCAAGGTAA
This genomic window from Rutidosis leptorrhynchoides isolate AG116_Rl617_1_P2 chromosome 2, CSIRO_AGI_Rlap_v1, whole genome shotgun sequence contains:
- the LOC139894678 gene encoding protein TOPLESS-like, with translation MSSLSRELVFLILQFLDEEKFKETVHKLEQESGFFFNMKYFEDEVQNGNWDDVEKYLSGFTKVDDNRYSMKIFFEIRKQKYLEALDKHDRSKAVEILVKDLKVFASFNEELFKEITQLLTLENFRENEQLSKYGDTKSARAIMLVELKKLIEANPLFRDKLQFPNLKNSRLRTLINQSLNWQHQLCKNPRPNPDIKTLFVDHSCGQQPNGARAPSPANNPLLGPLPKAGGFPPMGAHGPFQPAPGPVPTPLAGWMSNPPQLSHPSVSGSAIGLGGPSMPAALKHPRTPTTNPSLDFPTGDSDHMSKRTRNMGMNDEVNLPINVLPVSFPGHSSHTQAFNAPDELPKTVARTLNQGSSPMSMDFHPIQQTLLLVGTNVGDIGLWEVGSRDKLVLRNFKVWDLGACSMPMQAALVKDPGVSVNRVIWSPDGSLFGVAYSRHIVQIYSYHGGDDIRQHLEIDAHVGGVNDLAFSHPNKQLCVITCGDDKTIKVWDAATGARQYTFEGHEAPVYSVCPHYKENIQFIFSTALDGKIKAWLYDNMGSRVDYEAPGRWCTTMAYSADGTRLFSCGTSKDGESHIVEWNESEGAVKRTYLGFRKRSLGVVQFDTTKNRFLAAGDDFAIKYWDMDNTQLLMSVDADGGLPASPRIRFNKDGALLAVSSNENGIKILANSDGLRLLRTFENLSYDAASRTPEAAKPTINNTISAAAAAAAASSAGLAERVGSVGSISGLNGDNRNMSDVKPRITEESNDKSKIWKLTEISEASQCRSLKLPEHMRVTKISRLIYTNSGNAILALASNAIHLLWKWQRNDRNASGKATAGTSPQLWQPSSGILMTNDVADMNPEESVSCFALSKNDSYVMSASGGKISLFNMMTFKTMTTFMAPPPAATFLAFHPQDNNIIAIGMDDNTIQIYNVRVDEVKSKLKGHSKRITGLAFSHVLNVLVSSGADSQICVWNSDGWEKQKAKYLQIPPGRTTAAQSDTRVQFHQDQIHFLVVHETQLAIYEASKLECVKQWVQRESSAPISHATFSCDSQLVYACFLDATVCVFTASHLRLRCRVNPSVYLSPSVLSNLNVHPMVIAAHPQEPNQFALGLSDGMVHVFEPLESEGKWGVPPPAENGSTSNVAGTSSPARGSGSEQGQR